One Dysidea avara chromosome 7, odDysAvar1.4, whole genome shotgun sequence genomic region harbors:
- the LOC136260358 gene encoding 26S proteasome non-ATPase regulatory subunit 13-like gives MARDISGFLHMKKATASDSDIAEEWDEIEKLYERKLWHQLTTKLVGFVKHESFSSGGLLELYHGFIADFETKIKPLSLVDIILAVSKEITDKEEAIKFIQKTEEKVASNQEAKLMCQTAVTVMQLELSQLPEVKAGIETIGEALDAIDGITPVHAVYYDVSSKYYKKCADHAAYYRDALRYLGCMELDDIPAGEQLERAFHLSLAALLGEGVYNFGELLAHDILDSLKGTEKQWVVELLFAFNTGDLEKFESLRPKWSQQPDLVDNYNKLSRKIRLLCFMELIFNRHAHDRTISFSTIATAAQVPLPEVEHLVMKALSLGLVRGSIDQVSQEVTMTWVQPRVLDISQVSSLHNRMEVWCKDIISTVHLVKDEMPELVSQLSS, from the exons ATGGCACGTGACATATCTGGGTTTTTACATATGAAAAAGGCTACGGCGTCTGACAGCGACATTGCCGAAGAATGGGACGAGATCGAAAAACTTTACGAGAGAAA GTTATGGCATCAGTTAACCACCAAGTTAGTCGGGTTTGTGAAACACGAGTCCTTTTCTTCTGGAGGTCTACTAGAG ctttaCCATGGCTTTATTGCTGACTTTGAGACTAA GATAAAGCCTCTGTCACTAGTGGATATCATCTTAGCTGTCTCTAAGGAGATTACAG ACAAAGAGGAGGCAATCAAGTTCATTCAAAAGACTGAGGAGAAG GTTGCCAGCAATCAAGAGGCCAAGCTGATGTGTCAGACTGCTGTTACTGTGATGCAGTTGGAACTAAGTCAACTACCAGAAGTGAAG GCTGGTATAGAAACAATAGGAGAAGCACTGGATGCTATTGATGGGATCACTCCAGTACATGCGGTCTACTATGATGTCAGCAGCAAATATTACAAG AAATGTGCAGATCATGCTGCTTATTACCGTGATGCTCTACGTTATCTTGGCTGTATGGAACTGGATGATATccctg CTGGAGAACAGCTGGAAAGAGCTTTCCATTTGTCACTGGCTGCATTACTTGGTGAAGGAGTTTACAATTTTGGAGAACTG TTAGCTCATGATATTCTTGACTCTTTGAAGGGGACAGAGAAACAGTGGGTAGTGGAGTTGCTGTTTGCTTTCAACAcag GTGACTTAGAGAAATTTGAGTCTCTCAGACCAAAATGGTCTCAACAG CCTGATCTTGTTGACAACTACAATAAACTATCTAGGAAGATCCGCCTCCTCTGTTTCATGGAG CTGATATTCAACCGACATGCTCACGATAGAACCATATCATTCTCTACTATAGCAACAGCTGCACAGGTTCCTTTACCTGAG GTGGAGCATTTGGTGATGAAGGCTCTCTCCCTTGGGCTAGTGAGGGGGAGTATTGATCAAGTCAGTCAGGAAGTTACCATGACTTGGGTACAACCACGAGTATTGGATATCAGTCAG GTCAGCAGTTTGCATAATCGTATGGAAGTATGGTGTAAGGATATCATCTCTACTGTACATTTGGTGAAGGATGAAATGCCTGAGCTAGTCAGCCAACTATCCAGCTAG